From Lasioglossum baleicum chromosome 16, iyLasBale1, whole genome shotgun sequence:
ATTAATGATACTGTCCTCGTTCTGATTAGATTTTACAGATAGTAAACTTTTATTGTCGGTACTACCAGAAGTATGTTGTGGTAATAGACAATGGATAAATTTGACTCTAGTTCTCCTCAATGTTTCAATCAGCCCATCCTGCAAATCACATTTTATTGTCGTTATGTACACGTTCTGGTTACAGATGACTGTCATTTGTAAGCagcaataatattaatttttatacttACTACAGTGAACTTCACTTGTAgacaaacattttttcttttcacAGCAGTAAATGTACGTCTGATACTCGAAGCTCTTCTTAAGGACTGCGAACCTTCTAAACCAGGCATCGAACTGCATAAAGTTCCAGAAACTCCAGCACCCCGGGCGTTTACAAACAGCATGTTTACATCTTCTCTGATATCAAAACAAAAGGTAACATTAGAAATCGATGTAACAACATCTTGCatagatgaaatttaaaaaacacagtATGTAGGAAATGTGAAAATACCTTGTGCTTTCTTGAAGAATTGTAATGGCACTTTTAGTAGCCGGATTCTCTCGTGTAGCTTTGAGCCAACCGGTGGCTGTGTATAGTACGGAATTAGTACCCAATAAATGTTGTAAAATGAACTGATTGCTACCTGGTGCTTTCCTTAATAAAACTTGATGATCTGTTAACAAAAAAGGTTAAACAATTAAATGTACATTTTAGCATTTGCTATATTTAGAAAGTGGCATTACAGATATGTAGTTACCTCGATCGCCATAATGAGAGAACAGTCGATCTAAAAAAGTCTCGTCGCTACCTCCAGGACAAACTGCTTCTTCATCTAGTAACCACAGAAGCCCTTTTCGTTCCATTTGTCTACTTCCACTAAGGTCATTCTGACTAGTTCGTAACATTGTTGCACCTTGCGAATTTCCACGATCCAAGAGTGAAATCAAACCTTGCGGAGATCCAATACCATTTTCATCACAGTCGTCTTCATAATCTACATCAATTCCTTCTTGGATGTACCTAAATTACAATGATGATCCATAAATATTCACTAATCGTAGTAACTGTGTAGTAATTAATAATTCCACGTCTACAATTCGACAgccttttatattatataataaatttcaacTTCTCTCAGACTTCTAACATTGGCTGGGCGTTTCTAATAGATTTTCGCGAGTCGAATACTACCAGATGCCTCCGATGTAGGAGTTTCtcatttcaaattaattttttgagaACTTTCACATAAAAATTAACACATATTCGTATTCTGTTCACGAAAACCTATGAGAAACGCCTACTTAAGATTACAAATCTGAATATACAGGGTAAATCACCTAAAACAGGCTACCTGAATATGTATCTCGGTTATTACTGGTGATGGAAAAAAATGTGTTAAATCAAAGGTGCATGGCATCGAGCGGCACGTATGATGATGTAAATAGTCTTTCGGTAGGTGGACTCGTAAAGGTcttatgaaggtcaccttcgttCTATTTTTTAAGTGCAACGATTTATTTTCTTTACATATCATCTGAAATAGTTCTACAGCGCGTACAATGAGCTACTAATGAAAGCCATTTAAGGTCACTGAACGCCAACTGCAAAGAACATAATTTACTTTCGGCGATTTATAAACACTAGATTCACGgagcactaaaagtgactatcttacattactttataaaatcaaCAGGAATGTATTTAGTCAGATTTTCAGCGATTTTCGGTATAACATATGTCCAAAGAAATAGATTGATTGACTATGCCGCTCAGTTCCGAATACACAGGTAGGTCCACTTAAATGGGAACACCTAAATACAGTAGTgtacggttaaatttacatcaaATTGGAAATCAACAGTTAACCTTTTTTGTCTGCTTTCTTTTCATTGTTTTCATTCCACTCAGATGTCTTTCAGTCCACTGAGATGGCTTTGCTAAGCTCAAGTCACtgacgaaataataaataaccgaGATGTTCCCACTTGAATGGTTTACCCTGTATTTGATTCACAACCAGTTAAAAGTTATGTATGCCCCAAAAGAATAAACAAGCTCAATGGTTCTGCTGTTCAAAGTCAACGAATGCATGCTATCCGATCACATCAACGCagattttaaaaatcaaatatgTCTCTCGCAATCAGATTTACAATTACACACATACACTGTAGATTTACTAAACATTCGCAAAAGCATGAGACGAATATagatttaatgaaattaagcacACCTGTCCCTTGGAGCCACCAATGTCGTATGATGAAATAACAACTGCAAACGTTCTTGCAAATAATTATGACACAGATCTTCGAAGCTTGCTCCAGTTTGTCGACCACATGTGGCGGGATTCTGAAAACCCGGCGAATCGCACAGCAATAAAGATGCAACCGTGTGCACGGACGATGATATGGATCTGCGAATCAACACAAAATTAACAGATTACATAATTATTGGTATATGTCGTTTGATGTTCTAATTAGACATTTCATCTTTATAATCACAATCTCCATAACCTTTAGCTGGCGGACCAACGGAGGCAAGCAATTTTTGCACATACTGTTTATGCTGAGTGAAGAGACTGATAGTGTGAAAAATCGTGTTCGCGTTTCAGCCATTGATTACCAATTGAAGTAACAATATGTACTACGTAATATTATTTGAATGTAAACACTTACTGGCCTTTAACAGGCTCATAATAGAAACTGGCCGtggtgtgtgagtgtgccaccacactctcgctcgagccGTTTCCCCAGCCTTATTGTTTCGATTAGGTTCGTGCGATTATAAGGAGGATAATACAGTAACATAAAAATATGTACATGGGCGTACTTGTTAATAAGAGCCGCGATGCAATGGAATACTTCGGAATAAAGCCCAATGAGAAGTCCTTCGAGAGCATCGAGACCACTTATGTCCTTACTTTGCTCTGTAGGACTTGGTGTTCGCAATGTCGGTCTTGGGGTATTTGGTGTGCCGCCACCGCCGTTCCAAGAGAACACTACTCTACTCAATTCCTCGACTGTGGTGCCTAGCAATGTGGCTGCTTTCTCCGCGCACTCCACTCTCGCAAACTGCCATCGACTTTGAGAACTAGTGCCGACTTTGACGGCACCCGCGCAACTCAGATGATATGTACCAGTGAGCACCAGCCAAATAGCTTTCTCGTCGGCTTCCGATATACCGAGAGTCCTAAAGGCGGCCACGATCCGATTGAATTCGACCATGGCGCGCTGTTTGTCTTCATGCTTCTGCAGAGGTGTGATGAACGAATTATTTTCCGCAACTAAATTCGTAAGATGCAATTCCTTTCTTAAGGCACCTTCAGCGCCTGCCAGCAAGCGGTACATTGCATGAAAGGTTGGATCCCCATTCGCTCGTTTACCTATTCTTGACTTCTCGAATAGTAGCACCTGGTACACACAAACAAGCAGAATTTTATACTCTATTGTAAGCATAAATGTAATTGACAATAACACAGACATATACGTGTACATTATATTACCTGTAAAGAGGCGGACGCAATTTGCCCCGATTGATCGAAGTCTAAACTAAATAGTTGCGTAAAACGTGTTGCATTTGAGTTCATGTATGTTCTGCAATTTCCAAATGCTTCTAGGACCGTGAAGACGGCATTGAGTTTCTCGATAGTCAGAAtctataaaaatacaataattgttACTGAATTGTACTATAGAAGAAATAGGTCCGTGTAATAAAATCATTTATAATatcgaattattataaaaatttgacaGCAATCTTTCCCAATGGGGCAATTTGATTGTTAAGGGGTGCAATTCAACAATTTCCTAGTGATTTCTTCCTAAAATCTTCATTTAAGTTTCTTCAgtaaacaattcaatttttgaatacTAAAAATGATGTATATGTTACATGTAGGAGGCATAAGAATTTTAGAAAGGCTTAGGTGGGGCATGGCATAAAAAAGATTGGGGAACACTGCTATAGACGATCTCTGTAAACACAGATCAGTTGTGATGTATGTAGTACATAAAAATGTCGAGACACTTACTTACCTTATTAACTGTACCAGCAGAAAGTATAAGGTAGTGAAGAGCATGTTTAAAGTTCGTAGTTTTGCCTGCTCCACTACGGCCAAGAAAAACTAAAGAATGATCTCTTCGAGTTGCTAACATTCCCCTGTAAGCTGCTTGCGCCATCGCGTAAACATGAGGTGGCACATCTTCGCTCTTACATCCTCTGAACATAAGCGCCACCTTAATGgagtaaaatcattaaatgcAGTTGCaaaataacatatttcaaattgaaaataaaacgtCGCCGCTAGATTCGTTTTTATTGAAGAATGGTATACAGTGTGCAATAATCGTACATTAAACGTATCCTTCAAACACAATACTGTTCGAACGTTTCTATTTGAACGGTTTACAAAATGAATGAAGCAACTTCGAAATCAATTCTAAGGTGAATAAGCAATGTACATAAAAAATGGGTAAATGCATTTATTCATAGAACTATCAAAGATCCTGAGTAAGCTAGCAAACAACGTCAAATCAAATTATTCGGGAGAAATGCAAATATACAAGATGAAACGTTACGGCACGTGGCTCGCTTCGAAAACATTGGCAAAACAAAGAGTGAGAAAAGTATAACAGTGGTAAAAAGAGTTCCAGGTCACTAACTTTTTTTGTAAACGAAATTTACGGATATAGCCCATAATCTGACAAATTCAATGATATAACCGTCCAATGTCAATGAAGGTTGTAGACATAAAAAAAATAGTTGTACCTGTGTAGAGGGTAAGGAGATGATGCGGACCTTCATTTTGCAaagattttgcaattgtttctcTGCTTGAGAATGTTTGATTATCCTCTAGTAACTATGGCCGAGATATTGAATTTGCTAGACTGTAGACTAAATCGATCCAAATTCGCCCGGAAACGGAAGTTCcgtttgaaaaaaaatgttagtGATCTTGACATCGCATCGCCTCGACAtcttgtacaaaaaaaaaagaacaggagAATCAAAAAATTATACATAATTGACATGTGAAATTGTTATGAAAAATTATGTATTTACATTTCAATACGATGATGATAGTGGCCACTCGTTAAGCCGGGAATGGTCCGTAAGTCTAAGCTCGTGTGCATTATGTACAAGGTGTTATGTATAGGTGGAGATTTCTTACAAAAACGGactcaaaattgttttttaatgcATCCTACAGTACTCATCGCGACGAACAAAAGTCTTTGACTTTTGGCCTTGTGACTTCCGGTTGTCCCCCAAAATGAAAAAACCTCTCAAAGGACAAAGATTTGCGGACATAGAAGCAATAAAAGAGAATACGACGAGGCAGCTGTTCGCTATCCCTAGAGATGACTTTAAGAAGTGTTTCCGTAAGGATCCGGAGGATCGTTGGAAGAAAGATGTGGCTTCCAACGGACAATACTTTGAAGGGGACACCATTGTTATCAACCAGGAATGATACTTCCACCCGCTACAGCATAAGGTCGGATACTTTCCTGACAGACCATATATTCCAAGAATTACTGAAATTTGTttcaaatattttgtaggaTTTACAAGTTAGCAATATCTTAAATTGTTCGTGAAACGAATACTCGAAGGTGACATTTAGCACAACAATACGAACGGATTGAGTACGGTAACATTAGATGAGATTCGATGGAAGCGTACAAAACAGAAATGATAATACACTTTTTGCACATTACATGCCAAGGCGAATAAAAGCTATTTACCTTTTCCGAGTAAATTGCCAATGGCGCCACCGGATTAATGATGATCATACTATCGCCCGCATAGGTATGTATTAAATTACTAGCATAACGTTGCCTCAGCGTGTGAAGAACGGAGGACTCGTTAAGAAATCGCAATCGAGAGAGCTCTTCAGCCTTGTCGAACTGCGGTGGATTGGCCtgtaataaagtaataaagaaaCGGCTGTAGAATTCAATATTGTATAGTAAATTCCTGCTAGATACAGAATTTTTCAcataaatacaaaaatagaaCGTATAAAGTGACCGTGTCTGCTCTTTTTCAAAGTAGACATTACGAggttctatttctatttctacatctattaatattaatgctaCTAATAATAGGCACTATTAATACCTTCTCCACGTCCTCCTCGTCCACAAGAAGTTCCTCGCCGGAAGTAATCAAACGTATCCTCAGTTTTCCCGTATCCGGATCCGTCGAACCGTATCTTGTAGCAAGGGTGAAACCAACTCGATGCAATAACCAAACTTTTTCGTAATTCAGCCATGCTTGTTCTTGCGCCAAGTGTTCTTCCGATCGTGCCTGTATGCCAATTAGCAATCAAACAAATAAACATACATACGATTCTTCACACTCCACAGGAAAACTAAACGCGACACGTTGGAGAGTATTAACGGTTTGCACTACTACATTTAACATTCCTAATATAACAGTCTCTCACTATGTGCATCTATAATGAGTCCGGATGGTCACATAACGGCGAGGTTCGTGATGATAATTTAAAAGACATTCGACGCCTGTGCCGGTGTACGATACCGACAATTTCAAATAGTTGAACGTTTACCACGCTCACGACAGAGCAGAGATATTGGTGCaagatttcacgcgcatgcgcggcgatttcagcctcagtcaAGTAaggttctcgataaaatggggtaccttgagcaccccgcagaattttaaaaaattggtattatttgaatctaaaaagaatgaatgtataacatgtgtatttgtgtatattttataactcgtttttttgtccggaacagattgtttcggtgcaatcccgccaatataactacCTCTTACTCTCTGCTACCCCATCATCGTAATAttgatacgttactgttttggccgCGCGTGCGCGTGAAATCTTGCACCAATATCTCTGCTCTGGTCCACAACGAAGATCGAGAAGATACTATCGCACGATTGATtgaaatttttcttattaaccattgtgtagccaaccgggtacccatttactacatttctttcaacaatttgttaatgttctttGTAAtttgctaatatattaatttatagccttaaaacaaaaatattataatcttAAAATAAGTTTATGTGAACAGTCAAAAGAACGCGAATGTGCCAGCAATGCCGAGGAGGGCATTTACCCGATGTGTTGTTCCATACATAATTCCCACTTGTCTACTTTATGATTAAATCAAAATTTCGgtagtaaataaaaaaaaactgtattttatttggaatttaaaTATTCCGCTCTTGTTGGAACAACCTTTACATCATTGAAACCATGTTAGAGTTGTTAGgagattatttatttgtttcaaaaataaaatattcataaaaatcagACATATTTACCATACTAtcttggaatcgcaggctaCCGGATCGTCGAAGCGTGCCGCTACGAATATTCGCAGCAGCCAGCTCAATCTGCTGTCCGTCGTTGTCACCTCGCCTTGATAATTCTGACAGTTCTGCAACCGGCTGCACCTGCGAACATCAGACCAAATATACAACACTTAACACCTAACACTTGAACTGATACGTTTCaggttcgttaatttctttaacgaaccatttaaaaaaatcaagaacAAATCATTTGTGAGGGATTGTCCCAAAAATTGGGGGCCCGTTTTGGTTTTTAGCTATAACATTTCATagaaaaagaattacgaaaaaagATGTATACCGTTGGAAAAAAAATAATACTCGAGATGACTCTCTGTTGCAAGTTCAAGGTCATGAAATATTAACTCGTCTAAGCCGAAATATTTGGCTGCATTATGAATAATCTAATACAATAATAAACTGTTTTCTCAAACAATTGTCTCCTCTCTCTAAATAGCTACACTGGTAATCTCTAGAACGAGGCGAACGAAGTATAATTGCGATCGGTGTTCACTTACAGGTAGGTTCGTTCGATCATTCAATTATTGCGTATTAgggtaaacaaaaaaaaacaaaaaacaaagtGAACATGGTAAATTGAGACTAATTTGATTGATAAACTTACCTTTACGACAACGCTGTTGGCAGATCGCTTGATGAGATCGATAATTTCCTCGCGTGATTTATCATCAACATTGATTCCATTGACCTCGATTAGTCTATCGCCGGGTAACAAGCCAGTGTCGTTGTGTTGCACCAGCGAACCGGGTTCAGCAAAAATCACCGACCTCATCTGTGTACCAGCCCCTCCCGCGGCTCGTTCGACGACAACGGCGCGACGCAAAGAAAATCCGAAATCGTTCCGCGGTGGTGGTTGCCGATAAATGGTCAGTTCTCGAGGTTCGGGCAATTCCAACGGAATAATTTCGGGAAGTTGTAGATCAACACCCTGGTCCTCGAACGATGTCGTCGACCGCCATCTTGCAAAACCCTGAGATTCTCCGATCGGCGACAGACTGAAAGGTGGTGTGGCGAAACTCGAATTCGTCGTGTCTGTTAAAGAATCCGCCGACGGACTAGCACTGGTTACCACCTGCGATCACAACAAACAAAGACAATCATTTAGAATAATTTCGAGTTTCTCATTTCAATTTTATCCAGAATTTTTCATGATAATCTATGTGCCTTCTTCTTTGCAGAAGTTCAAATCGGCTGAATTTCGAGGAATCTCTAAAAGTGGGATATCCCAAGTGTTTTGTGATCCAGACACCATACTAATTTGGGacttaaaatacaataaaattcaGAATATAATATATCGACTGACCTGTAACAGTTTCGTATCGCCCGGGTGATGTTGGGtgtgatgataatgatgatgatattgttgttgttgttcctgctgctgttgttgctgctgttgatTATGTTGAACAGATCGTTGAGGTGAAATTTGCCACGAATTTTGACAGGCTAATGTTTCTTCTTCGCTAcaaatttcttctttatttaaAGTGGTTCCCAATCCGTGTAAATGCGTGGGAACGTTTTGATAGGCGATCACTTCATTTTGGAGGGTATTTCTTGCTAATACATTGTTAGGTTCTTGATAATTAGTTTCGTCACCATTTGACAACGCGTTCTCCTCGGTGTGTGCATTCGGTGCACTACCTACACTCAGACGCGATCCCTTCAAAATTCCCCGTTTAGGGGGCTTCGGTGGTAACGGCGGTAAATTCTTTCCCAACTGGCCTATAGCATTAGTCGAGGTCGCTGACGTTAAAGTAGTAATGGTTAAAGATGTTAACGAAGTCTCAGATGAATCACTCTGTATTAAACCATCTGGCGTCCTATTTGTCGAATTGTTATTAGTACGCAAGCCCTGCCCTGAATTCGAGGAGTTCTGTGAATTTTCTAAGAGATCTCGATCTAAGTACGCGAAAAACGAAGCACTATAGTCTGCAGTGATACCACTTGGTAACTTTTCTTTCTCCTTCCGACGTCCAGGTATTTTCAATGACCTTCGAACCTGTAATCAAAAGAAATACTGGTTAACTATTTATCATACTTTTAATAAAAGAAGAAGGATAATTGTACGTATATTATTTCGAACTTTGAAATTTCCAAATACGCTATCGAAAAATATACATTCAAGGCAagcttttctatttttcattaGACAGAAGTGGTTCTAAGCATCATTTTCCTTTGCCATTTTTCACTGGAGCGTTTTGTTTtcgagttattaatgaaaaacatctGTTTTTTGTTTGTGTCTATGTCGTATGataatttcagaaaataaatttgtagaaAGAAAATATGATCCAAACGAGTGAATCTATCCAAAAGTATTCGGActtattttaattagaaaatctcacaaatacgttggtaaaagttctgtaaaaaaagaatgaagaataaaaagctTTCCtatttgcattgacattgtaatcGATACGCAGACTTTTGAACTATGCCGGCTACCTTGGCCTCGACCGTCGGACGCTCTTTATTGTTTACCCGCTGTCCTACTGTATGTTCGGCAAACTTCAAATAACTTAATACCTCTACGATTTCTTAGTCTCCATACTCCATAGCCCCGAGGTTGTAATACTATCCAAAAGGTTGTAACACTAGTATCAAATTCGATTTGATTTGGCCGTAACACTACAGTATCAAATTTACAATTAGATCACCatacaattataaatttataattaatggtCGCCCAACGAAAAATTCGTGTTTGAGATCTAGACCACATTTCGGCGGTTtggaaccactgtgcgtcagtttAAGTATGTACGCTTATTGTTTCTTTAGTAAACTAGTGTTCCACACGAAACCTTACATTATTTTTCctataattaaaattgtttttcttattttatttacttttgtaCTTACACAGAAGTAAGCTATGCATTGTTCATTACTACGATGTCGTATCGAAAAATCGCAAAAGAGTCGTATCATTCAAAATTGTCAGAAAGTACTGTTTATACTGCCTCACTGTGAGATTTAGCATGATTCTAGCAGAGCCTGCGGCGTTGGCTCTAGTTTTAATCACTTCGACGGCTTCCTTGGGCGACAGCATAAATTTGCAGTACAATCTATGTCGAACGTAATTTCCCTACTTTTTAAATTGGTATAAAAACACAACTAAACGAATTGGTACTTTCacaataaaatacataaaacgacaaatatatatttacaaaaatatgaGCATTAGTTAATTGttatattgaaaaaattacatTGTGGTACTATTATCATAAATATTTTTGCAGAAGAAGAACGTTCAGTCATAATtatttagacagcggattttatgcatttatgacaaaaataagtataatttaaaacagtaaataaattagaagaattgaaatatactgttatactatttttaacGTATCAAACATATTATGAGAAgtaatacatttctatttcactccaggttgttgcaattcaggtagaaatttttattttgcactagAGGGGAggtgttgctcgctcgcttcgcgagcttcgcgagcttcgcgagcttcgcgagcttcgcgagcttcgcgagtagggttaattgaaattaactaactggcgaatgtttataatgtcgataatgcaaacagacgtcgataatgtaaatttctattgaaatattgattaaaagctacgacgttcgtttttttgttgtattgaaatatgattc
This genomic window contains:
- the LOC143217067 gene encoding unconventional myosin-XVIIIa isoform X1, whose translation is MFNFMKKATEKDDKEKRKREKKERKDVKKRDRSSMSAEELLRLDEVRRSLKIPGRRKEKEKLPSGITADYSASFFAYLDRDLLENSQNSSNSGQGLRTNNNSTNRTPDGLIQSDSSETSLTSLTITTLTSATSTNAIGQLGKNLPPLPPKPPKRGILKGSRLSVGSAPNAHTEENALSNGDETNYQEPNNVLARNTLQNEVIAYQNVPTHLHGLGTTLNKEEICSEEETLACQNSWQISPQRSVQHNQQQQQQQQEQQQQYHHHYHHTQHHPGDTKLLQVVTSASPSADSLTDTTNSSFATPPFSLSPIGESQGFARWRSTTSFEDQGVDLQLPEIIPLELPEPRELTIYRQPPPRNDFGFSLRRAVVVERAAGGAGTQMRSVIFAEPGSLVQHNDTGLLPGDRLIEVNGINVDDKSREEIIDLIKRSANSVVVKVQPVAELSELSRRGDNDGQQIELAAANIRSGTLRRSGSLRFQDSMARSEEHLAQEQAWLNYEKVWLLHRVGFTLATRYGSTDPDTGKLRIRLITSGEELLVDEEDVEKANPPQFDKAEELSRLRFLNESSVLHTLRQRYASNLIHTYAGDSMIIINPVAPLAIYSEKVALMFRGCKSEDVPPHVYAMAQAAYRGMLATRRDHSLVFLGRSGAGKTTNFKHALHYLILSAGTVNKILTIEKLNAVFTVLEAFGNCRTYMNSNATRFTQLFSLDFDQSGQIASASLQVLLFEKSRIGKRANGDPTFHAMYRLLAGAEGALRKELHLTNLVAENNSFITPLQKHEDKQRAMVEFNRIVAAFRTLGISEADEKAIWLVLTGTYHLSCAGAVKVGTSSQSRWQFARVECAEKAATLLGTTVEELSRVVFSWNGGGGTPNTPRPTLRTPSPTEQSKDISGLDALEGLLIGLYSEVFHCIAALINKSISSSVHTVASLLLCDSPGFQNPATCGRQTGASFEDLCHNYLQERLQLLFHHTTLVAPRDRYIQEGIDVDYEDDCDENGIGSPQGLISLLDRGNSQGATMLRTSQNDLSGSRQMERKGLLWLLDEEAVCPGGSDETFLDRLFSHYGDRDHQVLLRKAPGSNQFILQHLLGTNSVLYTATGWLKATRENPATKSAITILQESTREDVNMLFVNARGAGVSGTLCSSMPGLEGSQSLRRASSIRRTFTAVKRKNVCLQVKFTVDGLIETLRRTRVKFIHCLLPQHTSGSTDNKSLLSVKSNQNEDSIINVPLLRSQLRGSQITDAVRLHKVGFPKHMALGEFRRRFRLLSSECNARPGSPVGDERRTVEDMLLTVDIDPASYRVGQSQIFFRSGTLERLEAQRDEKLTGHIILLQARCRGYLARRKLNTLKLQDLAVRCIQRNVRKWMSVREWPWWRLYVKVAPLLNVHRTEDQLKEKTEELEILKAKVERLELERNHLKHDNDILETKLSEMSAEFAEEHSTSTLAAERINAETSERLRLEKELQDVTETNKNLQQATERLEMELLYARAADLNGIVSDVEDGEDGGVYKQRYEHAVRELEFTKRKMAQQHEDDLEQLVGLKKQLEKKLTDAYEEVEEQRQVVGQWKRRVQKLNGEMHDVRLLLEEQTARNNLLEKKQRKFDSEMQNLLNDIRQEKAQREKLAREKEIALAEKFTVEQNLSDAKLEIELKEERLRTLSQELEELTFGGKTEEEVAQLKKAKHELEKRVKDQEEELDDLAGQVQLLEQAKLRLEMNFEQQRKEMRKEMQQRDDELEDIRGNVLKKVKALESQLENEYEERTILLREKHELERRLVAIEDQDRTERAAEAETVHRLKRDLKRTKVLLRDAQTMLERSKSDSTGKAALRQLKNQLEDAECARATAIKAKQALEQELNETQASLEETLRQRSEAEDRANVANRERTELLSQLEENEEELAEVLKKYRVAVQQVSAEQAQLQEAQVQIIALETERNSLKDQLSELTQRLESVEQLGDPTANSLATRRLEFRAKELESKLELEQTTRARLETQITRLKENVEKLQIETASLKTKEQTAQETARRLQRTLREAREEAASSLTREQEATRARRELEKCLEAAEAETKVAKDDLRLALQRIDDLQSAIQGDLDLDCSEEATTENSDSD